Proteins from a genomic interval of Orbaceae bacterium lpD02:
- the fabD gene encoding ACP S-malonyltransferase, which yields MTKFAMVFPGQGSQSIGMLKELSEKYSIIEETFSQASSVLGYDLWQLVQNGSAEELNKTWITQPALLAASVAIFRIWQDEQGPMPELMAGHSLGEYSALVCAGVIRFEDAIKLVELRGKLMQEAVPAGTGAMYAIIGLDNDLIAKACEEAAQGQVVSPVNFNSPGQVVIAGNKEAVERAGVLCKEAGAKRALPLPVSVPSHCALMKPAADKLAQALKNITFYQPNYPVINNVNVKIETDSQAIKDALIAQLYSPVRWTECVEYMAKQGIIVVTEVGPGKVLTGLTKRIVDSLSSIAINDSTSLLDALENTK from the coding sequence ATGACTAAGTTTGCAATGGTATTCCCTGGGCAAGGGTCGCAATCAATAGGAATGCTTAAGGAATTAAGTGAAAAATATTCTATTATAGAAGAGACATTTTCTCAGGCATCATCAGTTTTAGGGTATGATCTTTGGCAATTAGTCCAAAATGGCTCTGCGGAAGAATTAAATAAAACGTGGATAACCCAACCAGCATTACTTGCTGCATCAGTTGCTATTTTTCGTATTTGGCAAGATGAGCAAGGGCCAATGCCTGAGTTAATGGCTGGTCATAGTTTAGGTGAGTACTCAGCTTTAGTTTGTGCTGGCGTTATTCGTTTTGAGGATGCAATTAAATTGGTTGAACTCCGGGGTAAACTGATGCAAGAAGCTGTCCCTGCAGGCACTGGTGCCATGTATGCTATTATTGGTTTAGATAATGATTTAATTGCTAAAGCGTGTGAAGAGGCCGCACAAGGTCAGGTTGTTTCTCCTGTTAACTTTAATTCGCCAGGGCAAGTGGTTATCGCTGGTAATAAAGAAGCTGTTGAAAGAGCAGGTGTTTTGTGTAAAGAAGCGGGCGCTAAACGTGCTTTACCTCTACCAGTTAGTGTTCCTTCTCATTGTGCATTAATGAAACCTGCAGCCGATAAATTAGCGCAAGCACTAAAAAATATTACATTTTATCAACCAAATTATCCTGTAATTAATAATGTTAATGTTAAAATAGAAACGGATTCTCAAGCTATTAAAGATGCACTAATTGCACAATTATATAGTCCTGTACGTTGGACAGAATGCGTTGAATATATGGCTAAGCAAGGGATAATTGTTGTTACTGAAGTGGGACCTGGTAAAGTTTTAACTGGTTTAACGAAACGTATTGTAGATTCACTTTCTAGCATTGCAATTAATGATTCAACGTCATTATTAGATGCATTAGAAAATACTAAATAA
- the fabG gene encoding 3-oxoacyl-ACP reductase FabG: MNLSGKIALVTGASRGIGRAIAEKLIANGATVIGTATTENGAQAISQYLGSHGKGFALNVTDEKSIDSVIEAVKTQYGDIDILVNNAGITRDNLLMRMKDDEWHDILETNLTSVFRLSKALMRTMMKKRYGRIVTIGSVVGTMGNAGQANYAAAKAGLIGFSKSLAREVASRGITVNVVAPGFIETDMTRALSDDQRSGILSQVPAGRLGDPKDIANAVAFLVSDDAAYITGETLHVNGGMYMV, encoded by the coding sequence ATGAATTTATCTGGAAAAATTGCTCTAGTTACAGGGGCAAGCCGAGGGATTGGCCGCGCAATCGCTGAAAAGTTGATAGCAAATGGAGCAACGGTTATTGGTACAGCAACAACTGAAAATGGAGCACAAGCCATTAGCCAATATTTAGGTTCACACGGCAAAGGTTTTGCCTTAAATGTAACAGATGAGAAGTCAATTGATTCGGTTATTGAAGCAGTGAAAACGCAGTATGGCGATATTGATATTTTAGTTAATAATGCCGGAATTACGCGAGATAACCTATTAATGCGAATGAAAGATGATGAGTGGCATGATATTCTTGAAACTAATTTGACTTCAGTATTTCGTTTATCAAAAGCACTGATGCGTACTATGATGAAAAAACGTTATGGTAGAATAGTGACAATTGGCTCTGTTGTTGGAACGATGGGTAATGCCGGGCAAGCAAACTATGCGGCTGCTAAAGCTGGTTTAATTGGCTTTAGTAAATCTCTCGCGCGAGAAGTTGCATCTCGAGGGATCACGGTCAATGTTGTTGCGCCAGGATTTATTGAAACTGACATGACTAGAGCGCTTTCAGATGATCAGCGTAGCGGTATTTTATCGCAAGTGCCGGCAGGTCGTTTAGGCGATCCTAAAGACATTGCAAATGCTGTTGCTTTCTTAGTTTCAGATGATGCAGCTTACATCACTGGTGAAACTTTACATGTCAATGGTGGCATGTATATGGTTTAA
- the acpP gene encoding acyl carrier protein, whose protein sequence is MSTIEERVKKIIVEQLGVKEDEVKNESSFVEDLGADSLDTVELVMALEEEFDTEIPDEEAEKITTVQSAIDYVTANQ, encoded by the coding sequence ATGAGCACTATTGAAGAGCGAGTTAAGAAAATTATTGTTGAGCAACTTGGTGTTAAAGAAGATGAAGTAAAAAATGAATCTTCTTTCGTTGAAGATCTTGGTGCTGACTCTCTTGATACAGTTGAATTAGTTATGGCTTTAGAAGAAGAATTTGATACAGAGATTCCAGATGAAGAAGCTGAGAAAATCACAACGGTTCAATCTGCAATCGATTATGTGACTGCGAATCAATAA
- the fabF gene encoding beta-ketoacyl-ACP synthase II: MSKRRVVITGMGLISPVGNTVESTWQALLAGQSGVEFIEHFDTTPFATRFAAMVKGFNGEDYNITRKDARKMDYFIQYGIAAGIQAMQDAGIEITEQNAKRIGCAIGSGIGGLGLIEENHSALVNGGPRKISPFFVPSTIVNMIAGHLSITYGLKGPSISIATACSSGVHNIGHAARMIAYGDADAMLAGGGEKASTPLGIGGFGAARALSTNNDNPKAASRPWDKGRDGFVLGDGAGIMFLEEYEHAKKRGAKIYAEIVGFGMSGDAYHMTSPPEDGSGAALAMECAIRDAGITPEQVGYINAHGTSTPAGDKAETQAVKSIFKENSNKVMVSSTKSMIGHLLGAAGAVESIFTILALRDQAIPPTINLDNPDDGCDLDYVPHTARQVKNIEYALCNSFGFGGTNGSVLFKKI, encoded by the coding sequence GTGTCTAAACGCAGAGTTGTTATTACTGGAATGGGGCTAATATCTCCAGTTGGTAATACAGTTGAGTCTACATGGCAGGCATTGCTAGCCGGTCAAAGCGGTGTAGAATTTATTGAACACTTTGATACAACCCCTTTCGCAACACGTTTCGCTGCTATGGTAAAAGGCTTTAATGGCGAAGATTACAATATTACTCGCAAAGATGCCCGTAAAATGGATTATTTTATCCAGTATGGTATTGCAGCAGGCATTCAGGCTATGCAAGATGCGGGAATCGAAATAACAGAACAAAATGCAAAACGTATTGGTTGTGCTATTGGCTCTGGTATTGGCGGCTTAGGTCTTATTGAAGAGAATCATAGCGCATTAGTTAATGGGGGGCCGCGAAAAATCAGTCCATTTTTTGTTCCATCAACGATCGTCAATATGATTGCCGGCCACTTATCAATTACTTATGGTTTAAAAGGGCCAAGTATCTCTATCGCGACAGCGTGTTCTTCAGGTGTTCATAATATTGGTCATGCTGCACGTATGATTGCTTATGGTGACGCAGATGCAATGCTGGCTGGTGGTGGTGAAAAAGCGAGCACCCCTTTAGGTATTGGTGGCTTTGGCGCTGCAAGGGCATTATCAACGAATAATGATAATCCTAAAGCGGCCAGCCGTCCTTGGGATAAAGGCCGTGATGGTTTTGTGCTTGGCGATGGTGCAGGTATTATGTTCTTAGAGGAATATGAGCATGCTAAAAAGCGTGGTGCAAAAATTTATGCTGAAATCGTCGGTTTTGGTATGAGCGGTGATGCATATCATATGACATCGCCACCTGAAGATGGTAGTGGTGCTGCGCTAGCAATGGAATGTGCTATCCGTGATGCAGGTATTACGCCTGAGCAAGTTGGCTATATTAATGCTCATGGAACATCAACACCTGCTGGTGACAAAGCTGAAACTCAAGCAGTAAAATCGATTTTTAAAGAAAATAGCAATAAAGTTATGGTTAGTTCAACTAAGTCAATGATTGGTCACTTGTTAGGGGCAGCGGGGGCAGTTGAATCGATCTTCACTATATTAGCATTACGCGATCAAGCCATTCCTCCAACAATTAATCTGGATAACCCAGATGATGGTTGTGATTTAGATTATGTACCTCACACGGCAAGACAAGTGAAAAATATAGAGTATGCACTTTGTAATTCATTTGGTTTTGGCGGTACTAACGGTTCCGTTTTATTTAAGAAAATTTAA
- a CDS encoding IS3 family transposase (programmed frameshift) → MKTSKFTDSQIMSILKQAESGTPVTVLCREHGMSNATFYKWRSKYGGMDTALMSRLRELEVENAKLKKMYAEERLKAEIIQEAMGKKVVKPACRRLMAKQAVTHHSISIRLVCALFNISETCYRYESKNNDENALIAKQLIELTEENRDWGFGLCFAYLRYVAHYGWNHKRVYRIYCELALNLRIKPRRRLKRHKPEPLKEPIRTNQVWSLDFMHDQLADGRKIRLLNIIDDYKREGLAIEADFSLPAIRIIRALNRLLEFREKPTVIRCDNGPEFISHEFKNWAREKGISIEHIEPGKPQQNAYIERYNRTVRYSWLGLNLFDTLESVQNYATKWLWHYNHERPHQANHGRPPLMVI, encoded by the exons ATGAAAACATCTAAATTTACTGACAGTCAAATTATGTCCATCTTAAAACAAGCCGAATCGGGTACACCGGTTACCGTTCTGTGTCGCGAACATGGAATGAGTAATGCTACATTTTATAAATGGCGTTCAAAATATGGCGGTATGGATACAGCATTAATGTCTAGGTTAAGAGAGCTAGAAGTTGAAAATGCTAAGCTCAAAAAAATGTATGCCGAAGAAAGGCTCAAAGCTGAAATCATTCAGGAAGCCATGG GCAAAAAAGTGGTAAAGCCCGCTTGTAGACGTTTAATGGCAAAGCAGGCAGTGACTCATCATTCAATCAGTATTCGATTAGTCTGTGCCCTGTTTAATATCAGCGAGACCTGTTACCGATATGAATCAAAGAACAATGATGAAAATGCATTAATAGCCAAACAACTAATTGAATTAACAGAGGAAAATAGAGATTGGGGATTTGGGTTATGTTTCGCCTATTTGCGCTATGTTGCCCACTATGGTTGGAATCATAAGCGGGTGTATCGCATTTACTGTGAATTGGCATTAAACTTACGCATTAAGCCGAGAAGACGATTAAAAAGGCATAAACCCGAGCCGTTAAAAGAGCCCATACGTACGAATCAAGTTTGGTCACTGGATTTTATGCATGACCAGCTTGCTGATGGGCGTAAGATTAGGTTGTTAAATATTATCGATGATTACAAACGAGAAGGCTTAGCGATTGAAGCTGATTTTTCATTACCAGCTATTCGAATTATCCGTGCACTTAATCGACTATTGGAATTTAGAGAAAAGCCAACGGTAATTCGGTGTGACAATGGTCCCGAATTTATCAGCCATGAGTTCAAAAACTGGGCGAGAGAAAAAGGTATTAGCATCGAGCATATAGAACCAGGAAAACCACAACAAAATGCTTATATTGAACGTTATAACCGCACGGTACGTTACAGTTGGCTTGGTTTAAACTTATTTGATACATTGGAAAGCGTGCAAAATTATGCTACAAAGTGGCTGTGGCACTATAACCATGAAAGGCCTCACCAAGCTAATCATGGAAGACCACCTTTGATGGTTATTTAA
- a CDS encoding calcium-binding protein → MFGFQPIKQANSIYTGVEQYIEGIEDYPAIRGFGNLVNLSLALSKNSNLKNLLDKFITNPLTTDIGQVIDDIIFSWANVNNIDPNSRGGFDARKLSVLEIITGEKYTNIYYGNNTPPAGNTAADLLLNEYNKFKHYVTSNLLAQTEFQQEFRLLKLKFKDGNFIIDFTELEGSLNLNQKTGDPRTLLLKDVIDGYLTYSSTNGYYKSVMDTLGNGGLSNNNFYIFGSSGHDSINDTSGADKLLFMNNIKPEDVRFARDEADIVVTTKDSPMASFRIKNIFADATSVTARINTGNVIEEFMFADGTALTWEDVLNNHLQMQGTASDDILLGNKGNDILAGGVGNDTLSGGAGNDTYLFNLGDGHDIIDNQGELDYVGFWTRIKADVDTIRFGEGISSDIVNVSKLGADLSLNVGEDSIVIKNWFSTNNDTKLQSRIDIFQFADGSSWLHEDINSYLNDGIPLPVFSTSSSGYNLSMMTQSISTFLASDDDDSDLTVGDIALVTPSYQPNHNANF, encoded by the coding sequence ATGTTTGGTTTTCAACCAATCAAGCAAGCAAACAGTATTTATACCGGAGTAGAGCAATATATTGAGGGGATTGAAGATTACCCCGCTATTCGTGGATTCGGTAATTTAGTCAATTTATCACTCGCTTTGAGTAAAAATTCGAATTTAAAAAATTTGCTAGATAAGTTTATTACTAATCCACTAACAACAGATATTGGACAAGTTATTGATGATATTATTTTTAGCTGGGCTAATGTTAACAATATCGATCCGAATAGCCGAGGTGGTTTTGATGCTAGAAAACTTAGTGTATTAGAAATCATTACTGGGGAAAAATATACTAATATTTATTATGGTAATAATACCCCCCCAGCTGGAAATACTGCTGCTGATTTATTACTGAATGAGTATAATAAATTTAAGCACTATGTTACATCGAACCTTTTAGCTCAAACTGAATTCCAACAAGAATTTCGTTTATTAAAACTAAAATTCAAAGATGGAAATTTTATAATTGATTTTACAGAATTAGAGGGTAGTTTAAATCTCAACCAGAAAACGGGTGATCCGCGCACTCTTTTACTGAAAGATGTGATAGATGGTTATTTAACATATAGCAGTACCAATGGATATTACAAGTCAGTTATGGATACTCTCGGTAACGGTGGCTTATCTAATAATAATTTCTACATATTTGGCTCATCAGGGCATGACTCAATTAATGATACTTCTGGGGCTGATAAACTCTTATTCATGAATAACATTAAACCAGAAGATGTTCGATTTGCACGAGATGAGGCTGATATTGTTGTTACGACCAAAGATAGCCCTATGGCAAGCTTCCGAATTAAAAATATTTTTGCTGATGCGACCTCAGTGACAGCAAGGATTAATACTGGGAATGTTATCGAAGAGTTTATGTTTGCTGATGGAACAGCATTAACCTGGGAAGATGTTCTAAATAATCATTTACAAATGCAAGGCACTGCTAGCGATGATATTTTATTAGGTAACAAAGGGAATGATATATTAGCTGGCGGAGTGGGTAATGATACGTTATCTGGTGGAGCGGGTAATGATACTTATCTTTTCAACTTAGGTGATGGTCACGATATTATTGATAACCAAGGTGAATTAGACTACGTTGGTTTTTGGACTAGAATTAAAGCTGATGTCGATACCATTCGCTTTGGTGAGGGGATATCTTCTGATATTGTAAATGTGAGTAAATTGGGCGCGGATCTTTCATTAAATGTGGGTGAGGATTCGATTGTAATTAAAAACTGGTTCTCGACTAATAATGACACCAAACTACAATCTAGGATCGATATATTTCAATTTGCTGATGGCTCATCTTGGTTACACGAAGATATTAATTCATATTTAAATGATGGTATCCCATTGCCTGTATTTTCAACTAGTTCGTCTGGTTATAATTTATCAATGATGACCCAAAGCATTAGTACATTTTTGGCATCAGATGATGATGATAGTGATTTGACGGTTGGCGATATTGCGTTAGTTACTCCATCTTATCAACCCAATCATAATGCTAATTTTTAA
- a CDS encoding type I secretion system permease/ATPase: MQEKQNYDDLWQGIAIIAQFYGMAVNVKSLQEQFYLDDKHDITLQFVRAVNKVGLKCRYVNKLNTNNKIATPIIIHLEDRGYVVLLAIKDGQWLIQSPHQKSPDVIIVPAEIKVSAFLFTKRITWESINREFNIQWFFQAFIRYKKLIGEILLASFFIQILALVTPLFFQVVVDKVLAHQSLTTLDVLAVGMFTIVIFDVILGGLRNYQMAHTSQRIDVMLSSLLYKHLLSLPLSYFKSRQVGITVARVYELKTVREFLTGSTMTLCLDILFAVVFFVIMAFYSIPLTLIVLVSLISYILLSIMITPVLRRRLDEQFQQGAKNQAFLVESISGVEQVKAMAVENYMTRRWDEQIAHFVASCFKTQNLGNVAGQISQLVSKLTGVAILWYGANLVIEGKLTVGGLVAFNMFAGQATAPVLRLVQLWQSFQQVSISVKRLGDILNVPVEQQQENNSVLKEIKGYVRFANISFAYKPDAAPVIRNVNLSVKVGEIIGIVGRSGSGKSTLARLVQRLYTPLEGQVFIDGIDIAQTDPQWLRKQIGVVLQETQLFNGSIRDNIALAIPHASLEEVVNAAVMAGAHDFISEFPLGYDTPVGENGGQLSGGQKQRIGIARALITNPKLLVFDEATSALDYESEKIIQDNMAKICHNKTVFIIAHRLSTVRQANRIIVMEKGAVVEQGCHQELLSQNGIYRKLYHLQSGGQTNEAKIS, translated from the coding sequence ATGCAAGAAAAACAAAATTATGATGATTTATGGCAAGGGATAGCGATTATTGCCCAATTTTATGGGATGGCAGTAAATGTTAAATCGCTACAAGAACAATTCTATTTAGATGATAAGCATGATATTACATTACAATTTGTGCGAGCCGTAAATAAGGTGGGGTTAAAATGTCGTTATGTAAATAAGTTAAATACCAATAATAAGATTGCAACGCCAATCATTATTCATCTTGAAGATAGAGGCTATGTCGTTTTGTTGGCAATTAAAGATGGGCAGTGGCTTATCCAATCTCCTCATCAAAAGTCTCCAGACGTTATTATAGTTCCAGCAGAGATAAAGGTGAGCGCTTTTTTATTCACTAAACGCATAACGTGGGAATCAATTAATCGAGAATTTAATATTCAATGGTTTTTTCAAGCTTTTATACGATATAAAAAACTAATTGGTGAGATTTTATTAGCCTCATTTTTTATTCAAATTTTAGCTTTGGTCACGCCACTATTTTTCCAAGTTGTTGTTGATAAAGTATTAGCTCATCAAAGTTTAACAACCTTGGATGTACTAGCAGTAGGTATGTTTACTATAGTTATTTTTGATGTGATACTGGGTGGTTTACGTAACTACCAAATGGCTCATACCTCGCAACGTATTGATGTCATGCTCAGTTCATTATTATATAAACACTTACTATCATTACCATTAAGTTATTTTAAGTCTCGCCAAGTCGGAATTACGGTTGCCCGCGTTTATGAGTTAAAAACAGTACGCGAATTTTTAACAGGTAGTACGATGACATTATGTCTGGATATTTTGTTTGCGGTGGTATTTTTTGTTATTATGGCTTTTTATAGTATCCCCTTAACATTAATTGTTCTAGTGTCATTAATTTCTTATATTTTATTGTCAATTATGATTACCCCCGTTCTTCGTCGACGCTTAGATGAGCAATTTCAACAAGGTGCTAAAAATCAAGCTTTTTTAGTCGAGAGTATCTCGGGTGTTGAGCAAGTGAAGGCGATGGCAGTTGAAAATTATATGACTAGGCGTTGGGATGAGCAGATAGCGCACTTTGTGGCAAGTTGCTTTAAAACTCAAAATTTAGGGAACGTTGCTGGGCAAATTTCTCAGTTAGTGAGTAAACTAACTGGGGTAGCTATTTTATGGTATGGCGCTAATTTGGTTATTGAAGGAAAATTAACAGTTGGAGGGTTGGTTGCATTCAATATGTTTGCAGGTCAAGCAACTGCGCCAGTTTTACGTTTAGTTCAGCTATGGCAAAGTTTCCAACAGGTTTCTATTTCAGTTAAACGACTCGGTGATATCTTAAATGTTCCAGTTGAGCAGCAGCAAGAAAACAATAGTGTTTTAAAAGAAATCAAGGGCTATGTTCGTTTTGCAAATATCTCATTTGCTTATAAACCTGATGCGGCTCCAGTAATACGAAATGTTAATTTATCGGTAAAAGTGGGAGAAATTATTGGAATTGTAGGTCGCTCAGGCTCAGGTAAAAGTACCTTGGCCCGTTTAGTGCAGAGACTTTACACTCCTCTTGAAGGTCAGGTGTTTATCGATGGAATTGATATTGCACAAACAGATCCACAGTGGTTGCGTAAGCAAATTGGTGTTGTTTTACAAGAAACGCAATTATTTAATGGCTCTATTCGTGACAATATAGCGTTAGCTATTCCCCATGCCTCACTTGAGGAAGTTGTTAATGCCGCCGTTATGGCTGGGGCTCATGATTTTATTAGTGAGTTTCCACTCGGGTACGATACGCCAGTTGGGGAAAATGGAGGACAATTATCAGGAGGTCAAAAGCAGCGTATTGGTATTGCTCGAGCTTTGATCACCAATCCTAAACTGTTGGTTTTTGATGAGGCAACAAGTGCGCTTGACTATGAATCTGAGAAAATCATTCAAGACAATATGGCAAAAATTTGTCACAATAAAACGGTTTTTATTATTGCTCATCGATTATCAACAGTCAGACAGGCTAATCGCATTATTGTGATGGAGAAGGGAGCGGTAGTTGAGCAAGGTTGTCACCAAGAACTCTTAAGTCAAAATGGTATTTATCGCAAGCTCTATCACTTACAAAGTGGAGGGCAGACTAATGAAGCAAAAATATCGTGA
- a CDS encoding HlyD family type I secretion periplasmic adaptor subunit encodes MKQKYREFLPAVLELQETPPSPLGRILLWVIIALFVIAISWASLSRVDIIATTRGKLVVTELSRPVNASVTAEIIAVLVKEGERVEKGQLLMKLNSTSLGAQLEENIVQQQINRFHIERLNLLYDHYLDRPAPIILSNKLQAESPELAKQISMQLQAEIEDDYNEKQVYKLNQQVIDAQIENYQLQKEMASYLLPIYEEQYQALESLYKKEMTSKDSLLEVKKKYLEAKFTVDMGEVKIKEMQSNYAQIDAQIKSHVADKIREIEQEKIQKLNQNAILFTQQKQLIALMAQYELKAPVAGIVESLIYRDAGAAVEAPQEVLKIVPENEKLIAEVWVSNQDIGFLRKGQKVTVKIDTFDFTRYGWIEGVLLNVSSDSVEDKDKGLVYKAVIELNKNSLTVDNRNVDLEPGMSVSAEIRTGTRTLLSYLLSPMVEALDDVGKQR; translated from the coding sequence ATGAAGCAAAAATATCGTGAATTTTTGCCAGCAGTACTAGAATTACAAGAAACTCCACCCTCCCCTTTAGGTCGAATACTATTATGGGTGATTATTGCTTTATTTGTTATAGCGATTAGCTGGGCGTCATTAAGCCGTGTCGATATTATTGCAACAACTCGCGGAAAGCTTGTTGTTACAGAACTATCAAGACCAGTGAATGCTTCTGTGACCGCAGAAATCATTGCGGTCTTAGTTAAAGAGGGTGAGAGAGTTGAAAAAGGTCAGTTGCTGATGAAGTTAAATAGTACTTCACTTGGTGCGCAATTAGAAGAGAATATCGTACAGCAACAAATTAACCGTTTTCATATTGAACGGTTAAATTTATTATATGACCACTATTTAGATCGTCCAGCTCCAATAATATTATCAAATAAATTGCAAGCAGAATCGCCAGAACTTGCGAAACAGATTTCGATGCAGTTACAAGCTGAAATAGAAGATGATTATAATGAAAAGCAAGTTTACAAGCTTAATCAGCAAGTAATTGATGCTCAAATAGAAAACTACCAACTACAAAAAGAAATGGCATCATACTTATTGCCGATTTATGAAGAGCAGTATCAAGCGCTGGAGTCACTGTATAAGAAAGAGATGACAAGCAAAGATAGTTTACTCGAAGTTAAGAAAAAGTATTTAGAGGCCAAATTCACGGTAGATATGGGTGAAGTCAAAATTAAAGAGATGCAATCTAACTACGCTCAAATTGACGCGCAGATCAAATCACATGTTGCTGATAAAATAAGAGAGATTGAGCAAGAAAAAATACAAAAACTGAATCAAAATGCTATTTTATTCACACAGCAAAAACAGTTGATTGCGCTTATGGCACAATATGAATTAAAAGCCCCTGTTGCTGGAATTGTTGAGTCGTTAATTTATCGAGATGCGGGAGCTGCAGTTGAGGCGCCGCAGGAAGTATTGAAAATTGTTCCTGAAAATGAAAAATTAATTGCTGAGGTTTGGGTTAGTAATCAAGATATTGGTTTTTTACGCAAAGGACAAAAGGTCACGGTCAAGATAGACACATTTGATTTTACCCGTTATGGTTGGATTGAGGGCGTGTTACTTAATGTATCTTCCGACTCTGTTGAAGACAAGGATAAAGGATTAGTTTACAAAGCCGTTATTGAGTTGAACAAAAATAGTTTAACGGTTGATAATAGAAATGTTGATTTAGAACCAGGAATGTCGGTTTCAGCAGAGATAAGAACGGGAACACGGACACTATTGAGTTATTTATTAAGCCCTATGGTGGAGGCATTAGATGATGTAGGTAAGCAAAGGTGA